Proteins encoded by one window of Mariniplasma anaerobium:
- a CDS encoding GNAT family N-acetyltransferase, protein MKNFNHIIEQFKYHSLLYLLPSRDIKMLKDDKDGFIFTFYDEQLQLEELRFAVNDSKALLDILRKHPKELLIPFVPKSWIPKLEDVGAKLRSVFKDYKKTDFSDVKITENFLFLQRNEAEQASILTRQATGESRGFFGQTKTWFEGWLDGSLEDVIENNLFVQSVIVKKNENNQLIGLICVGVHTKNNPTCWIRELVVDKTYANQKIAQNLLKQGLAYGKSKGAVQASLLVDELNINAIHIYSKFGFKPNDEDGQIDMILNEKN, encoded by the coding sequence ATGAAAAATTTTAATCACATTATAGAACAATTTAAATATCATTCACTATTATATCTATTGCCATCAAGAGATATTAAAATGCTTAAAGATGACAAAGATGGATTTATATTTACTTTCTATGATGAACAACTTCAATTAGAAGAACTTAGATTTGCAGTGAATGATTCAAAAGCACTTTTAGATATTTTAAGAAAACATCCAAAGGAGTTGCTTATTCCTTTTGTGCCTAAAAGCTGGATTCCAAAATTAGAAGATGTAGGGGCAAAGCTAAGAAGTGTATTTAAAGATTATAAGAAGACAGATTTTTCTGATGTAAAAATAACTGAAAATTTTTTGTTTCTTCAAAGAAATGAAGCAGAACAAGCATCAATTTTAACCAGACAAGCTACTGGTGAGTCTCGAGGTTTTTTTGGTCAAACAAAAACATGGTTTGAAGGCTGGTTGGATGGAAGCTTAGAAGATGTAATCGAAAACAATCTATTTGTACAAAGTGTTATTGTTAAGAAAAACGAGAATAATCAATTAATTGGTCTGATATGTGTAGGTGTACATACAAAAAATAATCCGACATGCTGGATTAGAGAGCTAGTTGTAGATAAGACGTATGCAAATCAAAAGATTGCACAAAATCTCCTTAAACAAGGATTAGCATACGGAAAATCAAAAGGCGCAGTTCAAGCATCTTTGCTAGTTGATGAACTTAATATAAATGCGATTCATATATATTCAAAATTTGGATTTAAACCTAATGATGAAGATGGTCAAATCGATATGATTTTAAATGAGAAGAATTGA
- a CDS encoding C1 family peptidase, protein MKAITPNDIDKLNNSFSKKPVQKALSRVLVKNNLADLFEKQESSLSNQFKFSNEIKTLPVTNQKQSGRCWIFAGLNLLREVIANKYDLKSFELSQNYTAFWDKFEKINYFIEIMDDFLTVHYDDRTLQHILKTGIQDGGQWDMFVSLIEKYGVVPQEAMVETTSSSGTRFMNQLINVKLRKYAAEARALAQSGKQADIKALKEKTLDDFYTLLVTNFGTPPKTFDFEYVSKDTYKNIKELTPQSFYKEQIGDILKDYVSIINSPTIDKPFMKTYTVSYLGNVIGGRDIKYINLEMKDLKELVIKQMLDNEVVWFGSDVARFGDRTKGVWDDQQFDYEEMLGMSFEMSKENQLYYSQSAMNHAMLLTAVHLDEEVPKRWKIQNSWGDKTGEKGYYMASDSWFDQYVYQAVINKKYLSKEQLKAWEQEPVVLKPWDPMGALAK, encoded by the coding sequence ATGAAAGCAATCACACCTAATGACATTGACAAACTAAATAATAGTTTTAGTAAAAAACCTGTTCAAAAAGCATTATCTAGAGTTTTAGTTAAAAACAATTTAGCAGATCTATTTGAAAAGCAAGAATCAAGTTTATCTAATCAATTTAAGTTTTCTAATGAAATTAAAACATTACCTGTAACAAACCAAAAACAAAGTGGTAGATGTTGGATATTTGCAGGACTTAATCTTTTAAGAGAAGTCATCGCAAACAAATATGATTTAAAATCTTTTGAATTATCACAAAACTATACAGCTTTTTGGGATAAATTTGAAAAAATCAATTATTTTATCGAAATTATGGATGATTTCTTAACTGTCCATTATGATGATAGAACCCTGCAACACATCTTAAAAACAGGTATTCAAGATGGTGGACAATGGGATATGTTTGTATCACTGATTGAAAAATATGGTGTTGTACCTCAAGAAGCAATGGTTGAAACCACTTCTTCTAGTGGCACAAGATTTATGAATCAATTGATTAATGTTAAATTACGTAAATATGCAGCAGAAGCAAGAGCTTTAGCACAAAGTGGTAAACAAGCAGATATTAAAGCATTAAAAGAAAAGACTTTAGATGATTTTTATACATTGCTTGTAACTAATTTTGGTACACCTCCAAAAACATTTGATTTTGAATATGTATCAAAAGATACGTATAAAAATATTAAAGAGTTAACACCTCAAAGTTTTTATAAAGAACAAATCGGAGATATCTTAAAAGACTATGTATCTATTATCAATTCACCAACAATTGATAAACCATTTATGAAAACTTATACAGTTTCATATTTAGGTAATGTTATTGGTGGTAGAGACATTAAATACATAAATTTAGAAATGAAAGATTTAAAAGAACTTGTTATTAAACAAATGTTAGATAATGAAGTTGTTTGGTTTGGTTCAGATGTTGCTCGTTTTGGCGATAGAACTAAAGGTGTTTGGGATGACCAACAATTTGATTATGAGGAAATGCTTGGCATGTCTTTTGAAATGTCAAAAGAAAATCAACTATATTACAGTCAAAGTGCTATGAATCATGCGATGTTACTAACTGCTGTTCATCTTGATGAAGAAGTTCCAAAGAGATGGAAGATACAAAACAGCTGGGGAGATAAAACAGGAGAAAAAGGCTATTATATGGCTTCTGACTCATGGTTTGATCAATATGTTTACCAAGCAGTTATCAATAAGAAGTATCTATCTAAAGAACAATTGAAAGCTTGGGAACAAGAACCAGTCGTTTTAAAACCATGGGATCCTATGGGAGCACTAGCAAAATAA
- a CDS encoding ATP-binding protein, which produces MKKLTKIKLINWHLFSNQTIDIKDNALISGENGSGKSTLLDAMQYLLVGGRSGAKFNIAATDDAKRTLEGYIKGRIGAENKEYLRNGDVITHLALEYFDEQSKQYSTMGVVLELPKSGNLKERFYLLDNISIHDSLFLDKKYPRDYKSMKAYLKTLDMDFSPFESQRKYREALARFFGMDATKYAKILPKALAFRSIDLQQFVFEFLLDDDPIDIQSLKNNVAQLKKIEQQIKNDRDKLTQLTLINEKGEDIEQNIRQKDINNLIDQLNWVEKREEFIKENENRLTNINKQLDYLRDAKSQLDDQMDENDTSILNLERAKNDNDISRTLQSYQDALNKKALEYEKQKENVLQVKQDLQREFNVMKELANLMPNQSIKQFVQYYQQSMDQLDTEELNNHLSTLEQDVKSLVQAYTLEKDKLEKNKQDLSSSISQSKANLHQLKKHVKTYPYYVQKLITSLNDELSNYYQKEVNVQPLCEMIEVNDEKWRNALEGYLGGQRFDIIVDPKYFNDALEIYDRIKFDQKIYGVGLVNTQKIQHYDQINENTLASKITSEHKYARYYVNMMLNNIMCVDDVKELKNYQRAITSTCMTYSNYTARQINPRNYEVPFIGQSATAIQTEMEERTLAGLEEQMQALYNLTDKNDHILKLLLQSRNAQLLHQGQIRYLDLIKLTRKEYTTIEDQILALGKSKTLQNIEEQIEKAKLARKELRFESDELVGKIATQREERQRVLDRIDDVQMKLDEFVQEQKVLAQKHPEKLSIANTQFYALKQKYKQDHDSITNYLANSSVSLNSQIIKDKTELANVMKNYNETYHFGAAATLEELVYYEQEANKIRNNNLVKYEQEATELRRSSETGFKEEFVGKLRASIENAQQQIAELNYALQDKRFGSDSYQLTYKASTDPDYKMYYDIIMSNQAISKHTLFTEGLTKKNEAALMELFEKIASNDPEYDTLTYKFLDYRNYMSYDIEVTNINGNKSMFSKVSKEKSGGETQVPFYIVIAASFQQLLTKNRRIDSGCIVLFDEAFNNMDESRIDAMMKFYNSLSIQLLIAVPPQRVSNIINYVNTSLVIVKDNDYAIVETFNDERQIRM; this is translated from the coding sequence ATGAAGAAATTGACGAAGATTAAATTAATTAATTGGCATTTATTTTCAAATCAAACGATAGATATTAAAGACAATGCTTTAATATCAGGTGAAAATGGATCTGGTAAATCGACTTTATTAGATGCAATGCAATATCTTCTAGTCGGTGGTAGAAGTGGCGCAAAATTCAATATAGCAGCTACTGATGATGCGAAACGTACACTTGAAGGATACATTAAAGGTAGAATCGGTGCAGAAAATAAAGAATACTTAAGAAATGGAGATGTGATTACACATCTTGCATTAGAATATTTTGATGAACAAAGCAAACAATATTCAACAATGGGTGTTGTTTTAGAACTTCCAAAATCAGGGAATCTAAAAGAAAGATTTTATCTTTTAGATAATATATCTATTCATGATAGTCTTTTTCTTGATAAGAAATATCCAAGAGACTATAAATCTATGAAAGCATATTTAAAAACATTAGATATGGATTTTTCTCCATTTGAGTCTCAAAGAAAATATAGAGAAGCACTTGCAAGATTTTTTGGCATGGATGCTACAAAATATGCAAAAATCTTACCAAAGGCTTTAGCGTTCAGATCTATTGATTTACAACAATTTGTTTTTGAGTTTTTATTAGATGATGATCCAATTGATATTCAATCCTTAAAAAACAATGTTGCACAACTTAAAAAGATTGAGCAGCAAATTAAAAATGATAGAGATAAATTAACACAATTAACATTAATCAATGAAAAAGGCGAAGATATTGAACAAAATATACGCCAAAAAGATATTAATAACCTAATTGATCAATTAAATTGGGTTGAAAAAAGAGAAGAGTTTATCAAAGAAAATGAAAATAGATTAACAAACATCAACAAACAACTTGATTATTTAAGAGATGCTAAATCTCAATTGGATGATCAAATGGATGAAAATGACACATCAATTTTAAATCTAGAACGTGCAAAAAATGATAATGATATCTCAAGAACTCTACAATCATATCAAGATGCCTTGAATAAAAAAGCTTTAGAGTATGAAAAACAAAAAGAAAATGTTTTACAAGTTAAACAAGACTTACAAAGAGAATTTAACGTGATGAAAGAATTGGCTAATCTTATGCCAAATCAAAGCATTAAACAATTTGTTCAATATTATCAACAATCCATGGATCAACTTGACACAGAAGAACTTAACAATCATTTAAGTACTCTAGAACAAGATGTTAAATCATTAGTACAAGCATATACACTTGAAAAAGATAAATTAGAAAAAAATAAACAAGATTTATCAAGTAGTATTAGTCAGTCAAAAGCTAACTTACATCAACTTAAAAAACATGTCAAAACTTATCCATATTATGTTCAAAAACTCATTACTTCACTAAATGATGAACTTTCAAATTATTACCAAAAAGAAGTGAATGTTCAACCGCTTTGTGAAATGATTGAAGTTAATGATGAAAAATGGAGAAATGCACTAGAAGGATATCTTGGAGGACAACGTTTTGATATTATTGTTGATCCTAAATATTTTAATGATGCATTAGAAATATATGATCGTATCAAGTTTGATCAAAAAATATACGGTGTTGGCCTAGTAAATACCCAAAAAATACAACACTATGATCAAATAAACGAAAATACACTAGCATCAAAAATAACTAGTGAGCATAAATATGCTAGATACTACGTTAATATGATGTTAAATAATATCATGTGTGTTGATGATGTTAAAGAATTAAAAAACTATCAAAGAGCAATCACAAGCACATGTATGACGTATTCAAATTATACAGCTAGACAAATCAATCCAAGAAATTATGAAGTTCCATTTATCGGTCAAAGTGCAACTGCCATTCAAACTGAAATGGAAGAACGCACATTAGCTGGATTAGAAGAACAAATGCAAGCATTATATAATTTAACTGATAAAAATGATCATATTTTAAAATTACTATTGCAATCTAGAAATGCACAATTGCTTCATCAAGGTCAAATTCGTTACCTTGATTTGATTAAACTCACAAGAAAAGAATATACTACCATTGAAGATCAAATCCTAGCATTAGGTAAGAGTAAGACGCTACAAAACATTGAAGAGCAAATTGAAAAAGCTAAACTTGCAAGGAAAGAATTAAGATTTGAATCTGATGAATTAGTTGGAAAGATTGCGACTCAAAGAGAAGAACGTCAACGTGTTCTAGATCGTATTGATGATGTTCAAATGAAACTTGATGAATTCGTCCAAGAACAAAAAGTTCTTGCACAAAAACATCCAGAAAAATTAAGTATCGCAAACACACAATTTTATGCATTAAAACAAAAATATAAACAAGATCATGATTCAATTACAAATTATCTTGCAAACTCTTCAGTCTCATTAAATTCACAAATTATCAAAGATAAGACTGAATTAGCTAATGTTATGAAAAACTATAACGAAACATATCACTTTGGTGCAGCAGCTACATTAGAAGAATTAGTCTATTATGAGCAAGAAGCCAATAAGATTAGAAACAATAATTTAGTTAAATATGAACAAGAAGCTACTGAATTAAGAAGAAGTTCTGAAACAGGATTTAAAGAAGAATTTGTTGGTAAACTAAGAGCAAGTATTGAAAATGCGCAACAACAAATTGCGGAATTAAATTATGCCCTACAAGACAAACGTTTTGGTAGTGATTCATATCAGTTAACGTATAAAGCAAGTACTGATCCTGATTATAAGATGTATTATGACATCATCATGAGTAATCAAGCCATTAGCAAGCATACGTTATTTACAGAAGGTTTAACGAAGAAAAATGAAGCAGCATTAATGGAGTTATTTGAAAAAATAGCTTCAAATGACCCTGAATATGACACATTAACATATAAATTCTTAGATTATCGTAACTATATGTCATATGATATTGAAGTTACCAATATTAATGGTAACAAATCTATGTTCTCTAAAGTTTCTAAAGAAAAGAGTGGTGGTGAAACACAAGTGCCATTCTATATCGTTATCGCAGCATCATTCCAACAATTATTAACCAAAAATAGAAGAATTGATTCAGGATGTATCGTCTTATTTGATGAAGCATTTAATAATATGGATGAATCAAGAATTGATGCGATGATGAAATTTTACAACTCACTTAGTATACAATTACTTATCGCAGTACCACCACAAAGAGTATCAAATATCATTAACTATGTAAATACGAGCTTAGTGATCGTTAAAGATAATGATTATGCAATTGTAGAAACATTTAATGATGAACGTCAAATAAGAATGTAG
- a CDS encoding DUF4194 domain-containing protein yields MNKTNAMKQLNDIYFNLKEGEKNNVSRIVNKLLQVNFLTKRKPGDANDYRFILAYKEVFEAYFTLADFNLNIHRDDEVVYISNEQLFNHMRLRKTETIMLLILRILFQRKKDFVTLDDDVEIFLHEIHSELTRIGYLDHKRITKDRLKPALTFLRNYNMIDYIDRGLNDDARIKIYPTILYVTNLESIKEVVDKFEAYAEGDTSDYEEIDED; encoded by the coding sequence ATGAATAAAACAAATGCAATGAAACAATTAAATGATATATACTTCAACTTAAAAGAAGGCGAAAAAAATAATGTTTCTAGAATCGTCAATAAATTACTTCAAGTTAATTTTTTAACCAAAAGAAAACCTGGAGATGCAAACGATTATAGATTTATTCTTGCGTATAAAGAAGTTTTTGAGGCATATTTCACTTTAGCTGATTTCAATCTAAATATTCATAGAGATGATGAAGTTGTTTATATTTCAAATGAACAATTATTTAATCATATGCGCTTAAGAAAAACTGAAACAATAATGTTATTAATTCTTCGTATATTATTTCAAAGAAAAAAAGATTTTGTCACATTAGATGATGATGTAGAAATCTTCTTGCATGAAATACATAGTGAACTTACAAGAATTGGATATCTTGATCATAAGCGTATTACAAAAGATCGTTTGAAACCAGCATTAACGTTTTTAAGAAATTACAATATGATTGATTACATTGATCGTGGATTAAACGATGATGCAAGAATCAAAATATATCCAACAATCTTATATGTTACAAATCTAGAATCTATTAAAGAAGTCGTAGATAAATTTGAAGCATATGCGGAAGGAGATACATCTGATTATGAAGAAATTGACGAAGATTAA
- a CDS encoding Wadjet anti-phage system protein JetA family protein, with protein MAHLFDRMHDNFFSVLSSPNRNTYVDCIFIIYNAIDTIEDAFQGDREFIVSKLVDYFDDQQTDEFLDMDEDEQSNTSRQKAIHVINVLKKNGWLGEEELGNYKTSLNLFDYSIQIIDILSRIKNNQQNEYTGEIYTVYSLLSSFTIEEGIGVLEQAYLKTNDIIRKLKALKANIYRYYYDITKKHSKNDLPQLLEKLLVEYKQNFFDSAYYNLKTTDSLSRYKRGILESISNIQNDADLMDELAKVVIKVKRIEDYNEAFLYVEDRMRFITDSFSALEYLILAIDRKNEQYISAAASKILFFTNQSDDIEGIFNRLFRILLNHSDLDYNQLFHITQMKNLDTDSLYNQRRQRVLPEPEEINFDDSFISDAYRKEKIKALLKNNIYGKKEIDLYVKSTLGQQKEIEAKDILLETQEDYVKLILIFLYSKSVGMHYEVKLTKDKCKNNFVTFQNFIIRSI; from the coding sequence ATGGCACATTTGTTTGACAGGATGCATGACAATTTTTTTAGTGTGCTTTCCTCCCCAAATAGAAATACATATGTCGATTGTATTTTCATTATTTATAATGCTATTGATACGATTGAAGATGCTTTTCAGGGGGATCGAGAATTCATCGTTTCCAAGTTAGTTGATTATTTTGATGATCAACAAACTGATGAATTTTTAGACATGGATGAAGATGAACAATCAAACACTTCAAGACAAAAAGCGATTCACGTTATTAATGTATTAAAAAAGAATGGATGGTTAGGTGAAGAGGAATTAGGTAATTATAAAACCTCGTTAAATCTTTTTGATTATTCCATCCAAATCATAGATATATTAAGTCGCATAAAAAATAATCAACAAAACGAATACACAGGAGAAATCTACACAGTGTATTCTCTTTTGTCTAGTTTTACAATTGAAGAAGGTATCGGTGTTTTAGAACAAGCGTATTTAAAAACAAATGATATTATTAGAAAACTAAAAGCTTTAAAAGCTAATATTTATCGTTATTATTATGACATCACAAAAAAACATTCTAAAAATGACCTACCTCAATTATTAGAAAAACTACTTGTTGAATATAAGCAAAATTTCTTTGATTCAGCATATTATAATTTAAAAACGACAGATAGTTTATCTAGATATAAAAGAGGCATCTTAGAATCAATTTCTAACATACAAAATGATGCAGATTTAATGGATGAGCTTGCAAAAGTTGTCATTAAAGTCAAACGTATTGAAGATTATAATGAAGCATTTTTATATGTTGAAGATCGTATGAGGTTTATTACAGATAGTTTTTCTGCACTAGAGTATTTAATCTTAGCGATTGACCGTAAGAATGAACAGTATATTTCAGCAGCAGCTTCTAAGATTTTATTCTTCACCAATCAATCAGATGATATAGAAGGTATATTTAACAGATTGTTTAGAATTTTACTCAATCACAGTGATTTAGATTACAATCAACTCTTTCATATCACTCAGATGAAAAACTTGGATACGGATTCACTTTATAATCAAAGAAGACAAAGAGTACTACCAGAACCTGAAGAAATCAATTTTGATGATAGTTTTATCTCTGATGCATACAGAAAAGAGAAAATCAAAGCATTACTCAAAAATAATATTTATGGTAAAAAAGAAATTGATTTATACGTGAAATCTACTTTAGGACAACAAAAAGAAATTGAAGCTAAAGATATTCTACTTGAAACACAAGAAGATTACGTTAAACTCATTTTGATATTCTTATATTCAAAATCAGTAGGTATGCACTATGAAGTTAAACTTACTAAAGATAAATGCAAGAATAATTTCGTAACATTCCAAAACTTCATTATAAGGAGCATATAA